Proteins encoded by one window of Streptomyces uncialis:
- a CDS encoding serine hydrolase domain-containing protein, producing MRHPADFPPGTSWNYSNTNYVLAGMVIERITGRPYGETVRDRVIRPLGLSSTTVPGADPRMPRPSGHAYSKLSADPAATRVHDVTHFSPTLAHAAGEIISTSADLTRFYSALLGGRLLPPEQLAAMTTTVESPRHPGAGYGLGIVSRTTSCGVQLWGHGGGMPGSLSQAVSTRDGRRVLAYNLNGDWTEAAGTIEEAEFCADGSPVS from the coding sequence CTGCGGCATCCCGCGGACTTCCCGCCCGGCACCTCCTGGAACTACTCGAACACCAACTACGTCCTCGCCGGGATGGTCATCGAGCGGATCACCGGCCGCCCCTACGGCGAGACCGTCCGGGACCGTGTCATCCGCCCGCTCGGACTGAGCTCCACCACCGTCCCGGGCGCCGACCCCCGGATGCCGCGTCCCAGCGGCCACGCCTACTCCAAGCTCTCCGCGGACCCGGCGGCCACCCGGGTCCACGACGTCACGCACTTCAGCCCGACCCTCGCCCACGCGGCCGGCGAGATCATCTCCACCTCGGCCGACCTCACCCGCTTCTACTCGGCGCTGCTGGGCGGCCGGCTGCTTCCGCCGGAGCAGCTCGCCGCGATGACGACCACGGTGGAGTCCCCGCGGCACCCGGGGGCGGGGTACGGGCTCGGCATCGTCAGCCGCACGACGAGCTGCGGGGTCCAGCTCTGGGGCCACGGGGGCGGGATGCCCGGCTCCCTCTCCCAGGCCGTGAGCACACGCGACGGCCGCAGGGTCCTGGCGTACAACCTCAACGGCGACTGGACGGAGGCCGCCGGAACGATCGAGGAAGCGGAGTTCTGCGCAGACGGTTCCCCCGTTTCCTGA